A DNA window from Fragaria vesca subsp. vesca linkage group LG3, FraVesHawaii_1.0, whole genome shotgun sequence contains the following coding sequences:
- the LOC101297049 gene encoding calcium-binding protein PBP1-like, whose amino-acid sequence MATVLDHHHMNNAAVEFVDYFPSMILRLGEEAFLAELCSGFRMLMDAEKGLITFESLKRNSLLLGIHDMGDDELVWMLMEGDLDGDGALSQLEFCILMFRLSPDILQLSRWLVMSIHWLWLLRNRIRKK is encoded by the exons ATGGCCACAGTACTAGATCACCATCACATGAATAATGCAGCAGTTGAGTTCGTGGACTACTTCCCGTCCATGATCCTGCGTCTCGGAGAAGAAGCGTTCCTCGCCGAGCTGTGCAGCGGGTTTCGGATGCTGATGGACGCGGAGAAAGGGCTGATCACGTTCGAAAGCTTGAAGCGGAACAGCCTGTTGCTGGGGATTCATGACATGGGGGACGATGAGCTTGTGTGGATGTTGATGGAAGGTGATCTCGATGGAGACGGGGCTCTCAGCCAGTTGGAGTTTTGCATTCTTATGTTTAGGTTAAGTCCAG ACATCCTTCAACTTAGCAGATGGCTTGTTATGTCGATCCATTGGCTATGGCTCTTG AGAAATCGGATCCGAAAAAAATAA